CGTCAGGTGACCGAGCACGATCGCCCCGCCGCCCACGGTGCAATGCGCGCCGATCACGGCGCTCCCCGCCACGCCGACGCATCCGGCCATGGCCGTGTGCTGGCCGATGCGCACGTTGTGGCCGATCTGGATCAGGTTGTCGAGCTTCACGCCGTCCTCGATGACCGTGTCCTCCAGCGCACCGCGGTCGATGCAGGTGTTGGCGCCGATCTCGACGTCGTCGCCGATGCGCACCGCTCCGAGCTGCTCGATCTTGACCCACGCGCCGTCGTGCGGCGCCAGGCCGAAGCCATCGGCACCGATCACCACGCCCGGGTGCAACAGGCAGCGCGCACCGATCCGGCAGTCTTCGCTGACCGTCACACGCGACTTCAGCACGGTGTCGGCGCCGATGCGAGCGCCCCGCTCGATCACGCACAGCGCGCCGATCGACGCACTCGGGTGCACCACGGCTTCGGGATGGATCACCGCGCTGGGGTGCACCTGCACCGGGTCCGGCCGCGCATGGGCCTTCTTCCAGAGCTGCGTCAGATGCGCAAAATAGAGATAGGGATCGGGCGTGACGATGAAGGCGCCACGTGCGGCTGCGATCTCGCGCATGGCGGGCGACACGATCACGCAGGCGGCATGGGAAGCCGCCAGCTCCTTGCGGTACTTGGGATGGCTCAGGAAGCTGAGCGCATCGTCCGTGGCGGTCTGCAGGGGGGCCAACCGTTCGATACAGGTCTCACGGTCGCCGGTGAGCTCGCCCCCGAGGGCATCGACGATGGCTCCGAGCCGCAACGCCACGCGAATGCGGCTACTTGCCGCCGTTGGTGGCGGCGGGCGCAGCAGAAGAAGCGTTCAACGCCTTGATCACCTTCTCGGTGATGTCGTGCTTCGGATTGATGTAGATCGCTTCCTGCAGGATCGCGTCGTACTTCTCGGCTTCGGCCACCTGCTTGACCACGCGGTTGGCGCGGTCGTAGACCTGCTGGAGCTCTTCGTTCTTGCGGGCGTTGAGGTCTTCCTGGAACTCGCGACGCTTGCGCTGGAATTCGCGGTCCTGGTCGACCAGGGCACGTTGGCGCTGGGTGCGTTGGCTCTCGGGCAGCGTCGGCGCTTCGCGCTCGAACTTCTCGGACGCCGCCTTGAGCGCATCGCCCTGGGCCGTCAGGTCGCGTTCGCGCTTAAGGAATTCCGATTCCAGCTTGGCCTGCGCAGCCTTGGCCGGCTGCGCTTCGCGCAGGACGCGATCCGGGTTGACGAAGCCGATGCGGAAGCTTTCCTGAGCCTGGACAGCAAACGAGGCGACCAGGGAGAGCAGCAGCGCGCCGACGGCGCGGTACGAATGGTTCATCAGAAAGAGGTACCGATCTGGAATTGGAAGCTCTGCATTCTATCCTTGTAGATGCCGGCCGCCGCGTCCTCTTCCTTCTGGGAACGCACCGGCTTGGCATAGGCGACGCGCAGCGGTCCAAGCGGCGAAATCCAGCTGATGCCGAGGCCGACGGACGCGCGGATCTTCTTCTGGGCAGCCCATTGCGCATCGGTTTGCGTGCTGCGATCGCTGAACACGTTGCCAACGTCGAAGAACCCATAGAGGCGCAGCGTGCGGTCGTTGCCGGCGCCCGGGAATGGCGTGCTCAGTTCGGCGTTGAAGATCGCCTTCTTGGTGCCACCCAGCGCCGCTTCCGTCACCGCATCGCGGGGCCCGAGCGAATTCTGCTCGAAGCCACGGATCGATCCCAGGCCGCCCGCATAGAAATTCTTGAAGATCGGATAAGTGCTGCCACCAAGCGCCTTGGCGTAGCCGACTTCGCCGTTGAGGGCCAGCGTGTATTGCTTGCTGAGCGGGAAGTACTGCTGAAGCTGGTAGCTGCTCTTGAGGTACTTCAGGTCACCACCCGCGCCCCACTCCACGTTGGCGCGCTGCAGCCGACCCTTCGTGGGAACGA
The sequence above is drawn from the Variovorax sp. J2L1-78 genome and encodes:
- the lpxD gene encoding UDP-3-O-(3-hydroxymyristoyl)glucosamine N-acyltransferase, with amino-acid sequence MALRLGAIVDALGGELTGDRETCIERLAPLQTATDDALSFLSHPKYRKELAASHAACVIVSPAMREIAAARGAFIVTPDPYLYFAHLTQLWKKAHARPDPVQVHPSAVIHPEAVVHPSASIGALCVIERGARIGADTVLKSRVTVSEDCRIGARCLLHPGVVIGADGFGLAPHDGAWVKIEQLGAVRIGDDVEIGANTCIDRGALEDTVIEDGVKLDNLIQIGHNVRIGQHTAMAGCVGVAGSAVIGAHCTVGGGAIVLGHLTLADGVHISAATVVTRSILKPGQYTGVFPIDDNAAWEKNAATLKQLHGLRDRLKALEKKDDAG
- a CDS encoding OmpH family outer membrane protein; translation: MNHSYRAVGALLLSLVASFAVQAQESFRIGFVNPDRVLREAQPAKAAQAKLESEFLKRERDLTAQGDALKAASEKFEREAPTLPESQRTQRQRALVDQDREFQRKRREFQEDLNARKNEELQQVYDRANRVVKQVAEAEKYDAILQEAIYINPKHDITEKVIKALNASSAAPAATNGGK